One region of Actinomycetota bacterium genomic DNA includes:
- a CDS encoding sigma-70 family RNA polymerase sigma factor codes for MERPDPLIIHPVDFGTFYRVTWERVYRPLAVTLGDHELARESVDEAMVRAFQKWSKVRGYNNPVGWVYRVALNYARNRLRRRWREVPWGSVEPTWEMKTPDFDLVEALQKLPLRQREVVVLRFLFDWSVSEVGEALDIPDGTVKSRLHRAVAVLREVMQ; via the coding sequence ATGGAACGTCCAGACCCGCTGATCATACATCCGGTGGATTTCGGCACGTTCTATCGCGTGACGTGGGAACGGGTGTATCGGCCGCTGGCGGTGACGCTCGGAGACCACGAACTCGCACGTGAGTCGGTTGATGAGGCGATGGTGCGCGCTTTCCAGAAGTGGTCGAAGGTTCGCGGGTACAACAACCCGGTGGGGTGGGTGTATCGGGTGGCGTTGAACTACGCACGGAACCGGCTTCGGCGGAGGTGGCGTGAGGTGCCATGGGGTTCGGTTGAGCCGACTTGGGAGATGAAGACTCCGGACTTTGATCTCGTGGAGGCGTTGCAGAAGCTGCCGTTGCGCCAACGCGAGGTCGTTGTGCTGCGTTTTCTCTTCGACTGGTCGGTCAGCGAGGTGGGGGAGGCCCTGGACATCCCGGATGGGACTGTGAAGAGCCGCCTTCATAGGGCGGTGGCCGTGTTGCGGGAGGTGATGCAGTGA
- a CDS encoding winged helix-turn-helix transcriptional regulator: MNRTLRALSDPTRRRILDLLKDGDLTAGELADHFDLAKSTMSGHFGVLRDAGLIVSERNRNMVVYSINTGVFEDAAAAVIALFETGSDDRHREIPREG; this comes from the coding sequence ATCAATCGAACCTTGCGGGCTCTTTCGGATCCGACGAGAAGGCGGATTCTGGATCTTCTCAAGGACGGCGACTTGACGGCCGGTGAGCTCGCGGACCATTTCGATCTGGCGAAGTCGACGATGTCCGGCCACTTCGGTGTGCTTCGGGATGCGGGATTGATCGTTTCGGAACGGAATCGCAACATGGTGGTGTACTCGATCAACACGGGTGTGTTCGAGGACGCGGCGGCTGCGGTGATCGCCTTGTTCGAGACGGGATCCGACGATCGACACCGCGAGATACCAAGGGAGGGCTGA
- a CDS encoding sugar kinase, with protein MSDNGIDVVTVGIHIVDILGRPVPAVPEGQGVALLEEIRMTVAGTAAGTSVDLARLGMRVATFGVIGNDELGVWLIEKMQREGIDVAGLTVDHHAPTSATMLPIRPNGERPALHVIGANALLSSDHLDWEKIESATVLHVGGTFLLESFDGAPTANTLKRAKEAGVTTTLDIIGMPGADVDAVLGPCFPYLDYFLPNDEDAFMLSGTSTLSDAVQWFHHRGVGATVITLGADGACVGVGNTIEAQVPAYAVDVVDTTGCGDAFSAGFIVGLIEGRDPVGASELGVAAGSLVATGLGSDAGITNRIDLDAFIDAKTSVDRA; from the coding sequence ATGAGTGACAACGGTATCGACGTTGTAACAGTTGGCATTCACATCGTCGACATCCTCGGTCGGCCGGTTCCCGCGGTTCCTGAAGGACAAGGTGTCGCTCTCCTCGAAGAGATCCGCATGACCGTGGCGGGGACGGCAGCGGGCACATCGGTCGACCTGGCTCGCCTGGGGATGCGCGTGGCAACATTCGGAGTCATCGGGAATGACGAACTCGGCGTCTGGCTGATCGAGAAGATGCAACGAGAGGGTATCGACGTTGCCGGACTCACCGTTGACCATCACGCCCCCACATCGGCGACAATGCTCCCCATTCGACCGAACGGGGAGCGACCCGCCCTGCACGTGATCGGCGCCAACGCCCTCCTCTCCAGCGATCACCTGGACTGGGAGAAGATCGAGTCTGCAACCGTGCTCCACGTTGGTGGGACGTTCCTGCTGGAATCCTTCGACGGTGCGCCCACGGCGAACACCCTCAAACGCGCGAAGGAAGCAGGGGTGACCACCACGCTCGACATCATCGGCATGCCTGGAGCCGATGTCGACGCAGTACTCGGACCGTGCTTCCCCTACCTCGACTACTTCCTTCCCAACGATGAGGACGCCTTCATGCTCTCGGGCACGTCGACGCTGTCCGACGCCGTGCAATGGTTTCATCACCGCGGCGTCGGCGCCACCGTGATCACCCTGGGCGCAGATGGCGCCTGCGTCGGGGTCGGTAACACGATCGAGGCCCAGGTTCCTGCATACGCCGTCGACGTTGTCGACACGACCGGATGTGGCGATGCTTTCAGCGCAGGATTCATCGTCGGTCTCATCGAGGGCCGCGACCCGGTCGGAGCCTCCGAGCTCGGCGTCGCCGCCGGCAGCCTCGTGGCAACCGGACTCGGCTCTGACGCAGGCATCACCAATCGAATCGACCTCGATGCCTTCATCGACGCCAAGACGAGTGTCGATCGAGCGTAG
- a CDS encoding NUDIX domain-containing protein, with amino-acid sequence MRAIRLAAKAVIVSDGAILLTRNLHPDDPDGDFYLLPGGGQRHGESLTDCLRREIREETGYPLVVGDVLWIRDYIGARHEFAEHERDVHQVEVMFFCSIDATADVSEPTEPDPWQLSVDWVPIGGLSDLRFFPAALVPHVATLAARGPDGPHYLGDVN; translated from the coding sequence ATGAGAGCCATCCGTCTCGCAGCCAAGGCCGTTATCGTTTCCGACGGGGCCATCTTGCTGACCCGCAACCTGCATCCTGACGATCCGGACGGCGACTTCTACCTGCTGCCGGGTGGGGGACAGCGCCACGGGGAATCGCTGACCGACTGTCTTCGTCGCGAGATCCGCGAAGAAACCGGCTACCCGCTGGTCGTCGGCGATGTGCTCTGGATCAGAGACTACATCGGTGCAAGGCACGAGTTCGCCGAGCACGAACGTGACGTCCACCAGGTCGAAGTGATGTTCTTCTGCTCGATCGATGCGACGGCCGACGTGTCCGAACCGACCGAGCCGGACCCGTGGCAGCTGTCAGTGGATTGGGTGCCGATCGGCGGCCTGTCGGACCTCCGCTTCTTCCCCGCCGCCCTCGTCCCGCACGTCGCCACCCTGGCCGCCCGCGGGCCAGATGGGCCGCACTACCTGGGTGACGTGAACTGA
- a CDS encoding ABC transporter permease codes for MARSVPVRSGLGRWVQSYLMMTRWEIGSLRREFPLIIALQIVIGGGFALGIGLFFDRMPARNALFLSTGVAVVTLITVGMVLGPQLVSNQKVAGTYDFLWSLPVPRTTQAAAWLTVNTIIAIPGMVVALVIADARYDLSLHVSAAIVPAVLLTIGTATLIGYAFAHAISKPMVTMMITQLLVFTILGFSPINFPPENLPGWLATVNEWLPFEHMAAVVRAALTDGLVVDVVRSYLILGIYAALSTMVAAWVIGRRR; via the coding sequence GTGGCAAGATCCGTCCCGGTGCGTTCCGGGCTTGGCCGCTGGGTGCAGAGCTATCTGATGATGACTCGCTGGGAGATCGGCAGCCTGCGGCGCGAATTCCCACTGATCATCGCTCTCCAGATCGTGATCGGTGGCGGCTTCGCCCTCGGGATCGGCCTCTTCTTCGACCGGATGCCGGCACGCAACGCCCTCTTCCTTTCCACCGGGGTGGCGGTTGTGACGTTGATCACCGTCGGGATGGTTCTCGGGCCGCAACTCGTCAGCAATCAGAAAGTGGCCGGAACCTACGACTTTCTTTGGTCGCTGCCGGTGCCTCGCACCACACAGGCGGCCGCCTGGCTGACCGTCAATACCATCATCGCCATACCGGGCATGGTGGTGGCGCTGGTCATCGCCGACGCGAGGTACGACCTGTCGCTCCATGTCTCGGCGGCGATCGTTCCGGCGGTGCTGCTGACCATCGGCACGGCCACCCTGATCGGGTACGCGTTTGCCCATGCCATTTCGAAGCCGATGGTCACCATGATGATCACCCAGTTGCTGGTCTTCACCATTCTCGGGTTCTCACCCATCAACTTCCCACCGGAGAACCTTCCCGGCTGGCTGGCAACGGTGAACGAATGGCTGCCCTTCGAGCACATGGCGGCGGTGGTCCGTGCGGCGCTGACCGACGGCCTCGTGGTCGATGTAGTGCGCTCCTACCTCATTCTCGGCATCTACGCCGCTCTGTCGACGATGGTGGCCGCCTGGGTGATCGGAAGGAGGCGCTGA
- a CDS encoding NAD(P)-dependent alcohol dehydrogenase, with amino-acid sequence MKAVVYERFGPPEVLHVTEIPEPSPRPSTAKVRIHATSINAIDVIFRSGQRKGRMLSGIFRPRLSILGFDFAGEVVALGDEAGGLSVGDRVVGISRSGGANAQYLCVEPTAMTVIPDHIGYVDAAALAGAGSGALIFLRATASLAPGRRVLIVGASGGLGTFAVQLAHHYGAKVTGVCSTRNMDLVRSLGADDVIDYTRNDPTDRRNAYDVIFDTVAVGSFGAYREALRPGGVYSTTVARPGVLAGMALNPLRPSRRRVHFMMAGGIPRDDLQPVVDLAATGSLKSVIELQLPLDRTVAAHRHYETGHTRGKIVVTT; translated from the coding sequence ATGAAAGCAGTCGTGTATGAACGGTTCGGACCGCCCGAAGTGCTGCACGTGACCGAGATTCCCGAACCGTCGCCGCGGCCGAGTACCGCCAAGGTGCGGATCCACGCCACCTCCATCAACGCGATCGATGTGATCTTCCGCAGCGGGCAACGCAAGGGGCGAATGCTATCGGGGATCTTTCGACCGAGACTCTCGATCCTGGGCTTCGACTTCGCCGGGGAGGTCGTGGCACTCGGCGACGAAGCCGGCGGGTTGAGCGTCGGCGATCGGGTGGTGGGAATCTCCCGCTCGGGTGGTGCCAACGCCCAATACCTGTGTGTCGAGCCAACCGCGATGACTGTGATCCCCGACCACATCGGGTACGTCGATGCCGCCGCGCTGGCCGGGGCAGGCTCGGGAGCGCTCATCTTCCTGCGCGCCACCGCAAGCCTCGCGCCAGGCCGCCGGGTGCTGATCGTGGGAGCATCTGGAGGCCTCGGCACGTTCGCCGTGCAGCTCGCCCACCACTACGGCGCCAAAGTGACCGGAGTGTGCAGCACACGCAACATGGATCTGGTCCGCTCGCTGGGTGCCGACGACGTCATCGACTACACGCGGAACGACCCGACCGACCGCCGAAACGCCTACGACGTGATCTTCGATACGGTGGCAGTCGGTTCCTTCGGCGCCTACCGAGAGGCGCTGCGACCTGGAGGCGTCTACTCGACCACCGTTGCGAGGCCCGGTGTCCTCGCAGGGATGGCGTTGAACCCGCTCAGACCCTCCAGGCGACGGGTCCACTTCATGATGGCCGGCGGCATCCCGCGAGATGATCTTCAACCCGTCGTCGACCTCGCCGCCACCGGATCGCTGAAATCGGTCATCGAACTCCAGCTCCCTCTCGACCGGACCGTCGCAGCGCACCGCCACTACGAAACCGGACACACCCGAGGCAAGATCGTCGTCACCACATGA
- a CDS encoding ABC transporter ATP-binding protein: MTKVFGDLRANDGITLEVHPGEVYGLLGPNGAGKTTLVKQIIGLLKPTSGELTLGPYDLVEDPDAARQLCSYLPQAQMPIDSFKTRNVIALTGMIRGGDSVTVRKRADELIEELDIGEWADTIGAKLSGGVKRLVGFAMVTAWPGRVVIIDEPTNDVDPRRRRLLWEQIRRLGDQGAAVLLVTHNVLEAEKSVDRLAIIDEGRLIAEGTPSSLKSEDRGRMRLQLMIVPGRETPEMPVFIEDHTRVGNNVMTVLAETDSAHAIGWAQELIGLGIAEEYALAATTLEDVYIRLTGHTSEDLHAKARA, translated from the coding sequence GTGACCAAGGTATTCGGGGACCTGCGAGCGAACGACGGGATCACGTTGGAGGTCCATCCGGGTGAGGTGTACGGGTTGCTCGGACCCAACGGGGCCGGCAAGACCACGCTCGTCAAGCAGATCATCGGTTTGCTGAAGCCCACTTCCGGGGAGTTGACGCTCGGTCCGTACGATCTCGTCGAGGACCCGGACGCCGCCCGCCAACTCTGCTCCTACCTGCCGCAGGCCCAAATGCCGATCGACTCGTTCAAGACCAGGAACGTGATCGCGCTGACCGGAATGATCCGTGGCGGTGATTCCGTGACGGTGCGGAAACGGGCCGACGAACTCATCGAGGAGCTCGATATCGGTGAGTGGGCCGACACGATCGGGGCCAAGCTCTCAGGTGGTGTGAAGCGGCTCGTCGGGTTCGCCATGGTGACGGCCTGGCCGGGCCGGGTGGTCATCATCGACGAACCGACCAACGACGTGGATCCGCGTCGCCGCCGGTTGCTGTGGGAACAGATCCGCCGGCTCGGTGATCAGGGCGCGGCGGTGTTGCTGGTGACCCACAACGTACTCGAGGCAGAGAAGTCGGTCGATCGTCTGGCGATCATCGACGAGGGTCGCCTGATCGCGGAGGGCACGCCTTCGTCGCTGAAGTCGGAGGACCGCGGTCGTATGCGGCTGCAGTTGATGATTGTGCCGGGCCGAGAAACTCCGGAGATGCCGGTGTTCATCGAGGACCACACCAGGGTCGGCAACAACGTGATGACTGTCCTGGCCGAGACCGACTCGGCGCATGCGATCGGTTGGGCACAGGAGCTGATCGGTCTGGGCATCGCCGAGGAGTACGCCCTGGCGGCCACGACTCTCGAGGACGTGTACATCCGGCTGACCGGCCATACCTCCGAGGACCTCCACGCGAAAGCCCGGGCGTGA
- a CDS encoding ABC transporter permease has translation MASRDLTVTSTGVPTVDSLTVTTGLRRWLRSYMMMLRFDVRGLGQWLAFGFLIQILMGAGLAVMYGFYLGDVTPVVGTFMASGVPAIALIPIGFVMIPNMVAEQRISQTYDFLWSLPVPRMAAAASTFTVFTLMALPGVAVAMGVGAWNYGVRLSVSPMIVPAVLLTSLMATSVGFGMAHGVKNPVAVNFLANMIVFFVLLFTPIVVPISQFPDWLASIHRVLPFYHMAQVIRDALTNGLVADVGLSYLVLGAWTILGWLATAWVVGRRG, from the coding sequence ATGGCAAGCCGCGACCTGACCGTGACCTCAACGGGCGTTCCTACCGTTGACTCCTTGACGGTGACGACCGGCCTTCGTCGCTGGTTGCGCAGCTACATGATGATGTTGCGGTTCGACGTGCGCGGGCTCGGGCAGTGGCTGGCCTTCGGGTTCTTGATACAGATCCTGATGGGCGCCGGGTTGGCCGTCATGTACGGGTTCTATCTGGGAGATGTGACGCCGGTGGTCGGTACCTTCATGGCGAGCGGGGTACCGGCGATCGCCCTCATCCCGATCGGGTTCGTCATGATCCCCAACATGGTGGCCGAGCAGCGCATCTCGCAAACCTACGATTTCCTTTGGTCGCTGCCGGTTCCCAGGATGGCGGCCGCGGCATCGACCTTTACCGTCTTCACCCTGATGGCTCTGCCCGGCGTGGCGGTCGCGATGGGCGTCGGGGCCTGGAACTACGGGGTGCGGCTCTCCGTGTCGCCCATGATCGTCCCGGCGGTGCTGCTCACCTCCCTCATGGCCACATCGGTCGGTTTCGGTATGGCCCACGGTGTCAAGAACCCGGTTGCGGTCAACTTTCTGGCCAACATGATCGTGTTCTTCGTGCTGCTGTTTACGCCGATCGTCGTGCCGATCTCCCAATTCCCGGACTGGTTGGCTTCGATCCACCGCGTTCTGCCCTTCTACCACATGGCGCAGGTGATCAGGGATGCGCTCACCAACGGTCTCGTGGCCGATGTCGGGTTGAGTTACCTGGTGTTGGGTGCCTGGACGATCCTCGGGTGGCTCGCTACCGCCTGGGTGGTCGGACGACGCGGTTGA
- a CDS encoding ABC transporter ATP-binding protein: MSLVAESVRVTYPGPPPVEAVHGVSLRVDPAEFVTIIGPSGSGKSSLLHVLGALMAPSLGRVLIDGVDVGALSERARNSLRAHRLGFVFQEFHLIDHRTVLDNVAVGSLYQRRSLRRRRRDALDVIHEVGLDRFAHTTPRNLSGGERQRVGIARALIGKPSILLCDEPTGNLDSATTTAVVSLLDRLRRDSSLSVIVVTHDLTVQQASDRSIWLRDGTGIAQP, translated from the coding sequence ATGAGCCTCGTGGCTGAATCCGTACGCGTGACATACCCGGGCCCTCCGCCAGTGGAAGCGGTCCACGGCGTGTCTCTCAGGGTCGATCCTGCCGAGTTCGTTACCATCATCGGACCGTCGGGATCCGGCAAGAGTTCACTCCTCCACGTCCTCGGTGCCCTGATGGCGCCTTCCCTGGGTCGGGTACTCATAGACGGTGTCGATGTCGGTGCCTTGTCCGAGCGAGCTCGCAACTCCCTGCGTGCCCACCGGCTCGGGTTCGTCTTCCAGGAGTTCCATCTCATCGATCATCGCACTGTGCTTGACAATGTTGCGGTCGGCTCCCTGTACCAGCGACGCTCACTCCGCCGTCGACGCCGCGATGCTCTCGATGTGATCCACGAGGTCGGCCTCGACCGCTTCGCTCACACAACACCGCGCAACCTCTCGGGTGGGGAACGCCAGCGTGTTGGGATCGCCCGGGCACTCATCGGCAAGCCCTCGATCCTTCTTTGCGACGAACCTACCGGAAACCTGGACTCGGCCACCACAACCGCCGTTGTCTCGCTGCTCGACCGACTAAGAAGGGACAGCTCCCTCAGCGTCATCGTGGTCACCCACGATCTCACCGTGCAGCAGGCTTCGGATCGATCGATCTGGCTGCGTGATGGCACCGGGATCGCACAGCCATGA
- a CDS encoding ABC transporter permease — protein MAGLTGRPVRSAITTLGIAVGLAALVASIGISQSAGAQIVTRFYKAQAPYLTAIGAENATLTLPNGTIDALRRRPGVVGADSVTLHGDNLIARARAPQGTQAAVAITVSLLGAGPSFFETTNAEIGTGRSFDEGHVLGHAPVAVIGIGVARRLGIDTIVGQPVVFVNGHQLLVIGILDDTAFFTQTLDAIVIPYTTAVDLFGDPQNTSVLVTTKRGSTYAIARDLPYLLQPLRPEDINVAVPPPPPDVAEAVSSDLDTLALTLAGVGTVVAAISVTAIMTITVVERTAEIGLRRAFGASRLDIATQFLLESLAMGAIGGTAGATLGIVLIHGAANLRNWVPVLDAGVPYLAVTLGAFIGLLAGTYPAVRAANIPPTRSLRG, from the coding sequence ATGGCAGGTCTCACAGGTCGCCCTGTGCGCTCCGCCATCACCACACTGGGAATCGCCGTTGGGCTCGCCGCCCTCGTTGCTTCAATCGGGATCTCTCAATCGGCCGGTGCGCAGATCGTCACTAGATTCTACAAAGCACAGGCCCCCTATCTCACAGCAATCGGGGCGGAGAACGCGACGCTGACTCTCCCAAACGGGACAATCGATGCACTCCGTCGTCGTCCCGGCGTCGTCGGAGCTGATAGCGTCACTCTGCATGGTGACAACCTGATCGCACGAGCCCGAGCACCCCAGGGCACACAGGCTGCCGTGGCAATCACGGTATCGCTGCTCGGAGCTGGACCCAGCTTCTTCGAGACAACCAACGCTGAGATTGGTACAGGCCGCTCTTTCGACGAAGGACACGTGCTTGGACACGCCCCGGTGGCCGTCATCGGAATCGGTGTTGCGCGACGACTGGGAATCGACACCATTGTTGGACAGCCAGTGGTCTTCGTCAATGGCCACCAGCTGCTCGTCATCGGGATCCTCGACGACACAGCATTCTTCACCCAGACGCTGGATGCCATCGTGATCCCGTACACCACGGCAGTAGATCTCTTCGGCGACCCGCAGAACACGTCCGTGCTCGTCACGACCAAACGAGGCAGCACTTACGCCATCGCCCGCGATCTCCCATACCTCCTCCAACCCCTTCGACCCGAGGACATCAACGTCGCCGTACCGCCTCCACCTCCAGATGTAGCGGAGGCCGTCAGCAGCGACCTCGACACACTCGCTCTTACCCTCGCCGGTGTCGGCACAGTCGTTGCCGCGATAAGTGTCACCGCAATCATGACCATCACCGTTGTCGAACGCACGGCCGAGATAGGCCTCCGCCGGGCCTTCGGCGCTTCACGCCTCGACATCGCAACCCAGTTCCTTCTTGAGAGCCTCGCCATGGGCGCCATCGGAGGAACCGCAGGTGCCACCCTCGGAATCGTTCTCATCCACGGAGCGGCCAACCTACGCAACTGGGTCCCGGTCCTCGATGCCGGTGTCCCCTACCTCGCTGTCACCCTCGGCGCCTTCATCGGTCTTCTCGCCGGCACCTACCCTGCCGTCAGGGCCGCCAACATCCCACCCACCAGAAGCCTCCGAGGCTGA
- a CDS encoding DUF1648 domain-containing protein yields the protein MSTRANKWEYVQLGVIAAMFVWAAVEWSALPDRIPVHWNAAGVVDGYAGKFVGLLLPPVVTLAVYLALRYLPRIDPVRANYASFAGTYLLVRTVVVVSMAFSFVVAVVAIANEGAVPKDRLEVGAVAVLFVILGGAMGKFRPNWFVGIRTPWTLSSKVSWVKTHRVGGRVFVGVGLATLVVALISGKAALYTLVALTVVGIVYLVIYSYIVWRDDPEKVPAQDTGPADDS from the coding sequence ATGTCTACACGCGCCAACAAGTGGGAGTATGTGCAGCTTGGTGTGATCGCCGCCATGTTCGTCTGGGCGGCGGTCGAGTGGTCTGCGTTGCCTGATCGTATCCCGGTGCATTGGAATGCCGCCGGGGTGGTGGACGGTTACGCGGGGAAGTTCGTCGGGCTGTTGTTGCCTCCTGTGGTCACCTTGGCGGTGTATCTGGCATTGCGTTACCTTCCTCGCATCGACCCGGTCCGTGCCAATTACGCGAGTTTCGCCGGGACCTACCTGCTGGTGCGCACAGTCGTGGTCGTCTCGATGGCGTTCAGTTTCGTGGTGGCCGTTGTGGCGATCGCCAACGAGGGGGCCGTGCCGAAGGATCGCCTGGAGGTAGGTGCGGTGGCGGTCCTGTTCGTGATCCTGGGCGGCGCGATGGGCAAGTTCCGGCCGAACTGGTTCGTGGGCATCCGGACACCGTGGACGCTGAGTTCGAAGGTGTCGTGGGTCAAGACGCATCGGGTGGGGGGCCGCGTGTTCGTCGGCGTCGGCCTGGCCACCCTTGTTGTCGCTCTCATCAGCGGGAAAGCCGCCCTCTACACGTTGGTCGCCTTGACAGTCGTCGGGATCGTCTACCTGGTCATCTACTCATACATCGTGTGGCGGGACGACCCCGAGAAGGTGCCTGCCCAGGACACCGGTCCCGCAGACGACTCCTGA
- a CDS encoding substrate-binding domain-containing protein, whose amino-acid sequence MRSRRLRRHRTIPLLLGLVLVLAACTNSGTTTTTAADTEAATVTTGDVSTDTSAPEGSGSDVADLSLAGYTIGVAVVGTQHFWDREAFEGAVAEVERLGGEVVTTDGGRDNAVHAENHDIFLTQKVDAVITILGDSAVEPKLEALQAAGIPVFGVDHASPFVVNNTGSDNFYAGESAGRLMADAIGGEGKVAVFNAFSEALKFCGDRYNTWKYVLDSAYPGIEVIQPELAEEFANAPENARQQTLDLLEQYPVGELDAIHVACWDQPAIGVVEALKEAGRTEIVVSAIDAGPDTLEIMMEDGSPWVVNVAQQPRKIATIAVDNAARYLAGETVLPQSYVDVVPVSGPAQAAAVYEQLGYGD is encoded by the coding sequence ATGAGATCTCGAAGACTGAGACGGCACCGGACGATACCCCTGCTCCTTGGACTCGTCTTGGTTCTGGCTGCATGTACGAATTCGGGTACTACGACGACAACCGCAGCTGATACCGAAGCAGCTACCGTGACGACCGGGGACGTATCGACAGACACGAGTGCACCGGAAGGGTCCGGTTCCGATGTCGCCGATTTGAGTCTTGCGGGGTACACGATTGGTGTTGCGGTGGTGGGTACGCAGCATTTCTGGGATCGTGAAGCGTTCGAGGGTGCGGTTGCCGAGGTGGAGCGCCTTGGTGGCGAGGTGGTTACGACCGATGGTGGTCGTGACAATGCGGTGCACGCGGAGAATCATGACATCTTCTTGACACAGAAGGTCGATGCGGTGATCACCATTCTTGGTGATTCCGCGGTGGAGCCGAAGCTGGAGGCGTTGCAGGCTGCGGGGATTCCGGTGTTCGGTGTTGACCATGCGTCGCCGTTCGTTGTGAACAACACGGGTTCTGACAACTTCTATGCGGGTGAGAGTGCCGGCCGGTTGATGGCGGATGCCATTGGTGGCGAGGGCAAGGTCGCTGTGTTCAATGCTTTCTCTGAGGCGTTGAAGTTCTGTGGTGATCGCTACAACACATGGAAGTATGTCTTGGACTCCGCGTATCCGGGTATCGAGGTCATTCAGCCCGAGTTGGCCGAGGAGTTCGCGAATGCGCCTGAGAATGCTCGTCAGCAGACGTTGGATCTGCTCGAGCAGTATCCGGTCGGTGAGCTCGATGCCATCCATGTTGCGTGCTGGGATCAGCCTGCGATCGGTGTTGTGGAAGCGCTCAAGGAAGCCGGTCGCACCGAGATCGTGGTCTCTGCGATCGATGCCGGTCCCGACACGCTCGAGATCATGATGGAAGACGGCAGTCCGTGGGTCGTCAACGTTGCACAGCAGCCGAGGAAGATCGCGACGATCGCCGTTGACAATGCGGCACGTTACCTCGCCGGTGAGACCGTGCTGCCCCAGAGCTATGTCGACGTCGTTCCCGTGAGTGGACCGGCACAGGCAGCAGCCGTATACGAACAACTCGGCTACGGCGACTGA